From the genome of Deinococcus sp. AJ005, one region includes:
- the tuf gene encoding elongation factor Tu: MAKGTFSRSKPHVNIGTIGHVDHGKTTLTAAITFTAAAMDPTIETMDYSQIDKAPEEKARGITINTSHVEYQTATRHYSHVDCPGHADYIKNMITGAAQMDGAILVVSSADGPMPQTREHILLGRQVGIPYMVVFMNKVDMVDDEELLELVEMEVRELLSKYEFPGDDLPVVKGSALQALEVLQKNPKTPRGEDKWVDGIWELLDAVDSYIPTPERDTDKAFLMPVEDVFTITGRGTVATGRIERGIVKIQDEVEIVGLRDTKKTTVTGVEMHRKLLDSGMAGDNVGVLLRGVARDDVERGQVLSKPGSIKPHTKFEASTYVLSKDEGGRHSAFFGGYRPQFYFRTTDVTGVVELPEGVEMVMPGDNITFIVELIKPIAMEEGLRFAIREGGRTVGAGVVTKVLE; this comes from the coding sequence ATGGCAAAAGGCACTTTTTCGCGCAGCAAGCCGCACGTGAACATCGGCACCATCGGTCACGTCGATCACGGCAAGACCACCCTGACCGCCGCCATCACCTTCACGGCAGCCGCGATGGACCCCACCATCGAAACGATGGACTACAGCCAGATCGACAAGGCCCCCGAAGAAAAGGCCCGTGGCATCACCATCAACACCTCCCACGTCGAGTACCAGACCGCCACCCGCCACTACAGCCACGTCGACTGCCCCGGCCACGCCGACTACATCAAGAACATGATCACCGGCGCAGCGCAGATGGACGGCGCGATCCTGGTCGTCAGCTCCGCTGACGGCCCCATGCCCCAGACCCGCGAACACATCCTGCTGGGCCGCCAGGTGGGCATCCCCTACATGGTTGTCTTCATGAACAAGGTGGACATGGTCGACGACGAAGAGTTGCTCGAACTCGTGGAAATGGAAGTCCGTGAACTCCTGAGCAAGTACGAGTTCCCCGGCGACGATCTGCCCGTGGTCAAGGGCAGCGCCCTCCAGGCACTGGAAGTTCTCCAGAAGAACCCCAAGACCCCCCGTGGTGAAGACAAGTGGGTCGACGGCATCTGGGAACTTCTGGACGCCGTGGACAGCTACATCCCCACCCCCGAGCGCGACACCGACAAGGCGTTCCTGATGCCCGTCGAAGACGTCTTCACCATCACCGGACGCGGCACCGTCGCCACCGGACGTATCGAGCGCGGCATCGTCAAGATCCAGGATGAAGTCGAGATCGTGGGTCTGCGCGACACCAAGAAGACCACCGTGACCGGCGTGGAAATGCACCGCAAGCTGTTGGATTCCGGCATGGCCGGCGACAACGTGGGCGTGTTGCTGCGCGGCGTCGCTCGCGACGACGTGGAGCGCGGCCAGGTGCTCTCGAAGCCCGGCAGCATCAAGCCCCACACCAAGTTCGAAGCCAGCACCTACGTGCTGTCCAAGGACGAGGGTGGACGCCACAGCGCGTTCTTCGGCGGCTACCGTCCCCAGTTCTACTTCCGCACCACGGACGTGACCGGTGTGGTGGAACTGCCCGAAGGCGTGGAAATGGTCATGCCCGGCGACAACATCACCTTCATCGTGGAACTGATCAAGCCGATCGCCATGGAAGAAGGACTGCGCTTCGCCATCCGTGAAGGTGGCCGCACCGTCGGCGCAGGCGTCGTCACGAAGGTTCTGGAGTAA
- the rpsC gene encoding 30S ribosomal protein S3: MGNKINPNGFRLGITRGWNSRWYAGKKQYAGLLREDEKIRKLIDKKLSAAGIARVEIERAGQQVNVIISAAKPGIVIGKGGDSIKGLRGDIERMVSAGTVAVNVAEIPNPNISAPLVALRIAEQIERRFAFRRAMKQAAQRVMESGARGVKIVLSGRLGGAEQARTEKVLEGRVPLHTLRADIDYGTALARTSYGILGIKVLVFNGEVIGGRTETLARPKGRDDRPRREDGDRPNRRRPAAGRRRPGGE, encoded by the coding sequence ATGGGCAATAAAATCAACCCGAACGGCTTCCGCCTGGGCATTACCCGTGGCTGGAACAGCCGCTGGTATGCCGGGAAGAAGCAGTACGCCGGGCTTCTGCGTGAAGACGAGAAGATCCGCAAGCTGATCGATAAGAAGCTGTCTGCCGCTGGCATCGCCCGCGTGGAGATCGAGCGTGCTGGCCAGCAGGTCAACGTGATCATCTCCGCTGCCAAACCCGGCATCGTGATCGGCAAGGGCGGGGACAGCATTAAGGGCCTGCGCGGCGATATCGAGCGTATGGTTTCTGCGGGTACGGTGGCGGTCAACGTCGCCGAGATCCCCAACCCCAACATCAGTGCGCCCCTGGTGGCCCTGCGGATCGCTGAGCAGATTGAGCGCCGCTTTGCCTTCCGCCGCGCCATGAAGCAGGCCGCACAGCGCGTGATGGAATCCGGCGCACGCGGCGTCAAGATCGTGCTTTCGGGCCGTCTGGGTGGGGCCGAGCAGGCCCGCACCGAGAAGGTTCTGGAAGGTCGCGTGCCGCTGCACACCCTTCGCGCAGACATCGACTACGGCACCGCACTGGCCCGCACGAGCTACGGCATCCTGGGCATCAAGGTGTTGGTCTTCAACGGCGAAGTGATCGGTGGCCGTACCGAGACCCTGGCCCGTCCCAAGGGCCGCGACGACCGTCCCCGCCGCGAAGACGGTGACCGTCCCAACCGCCGCCGTCCTGCCGCAGGACGCCGCCGCCCCGGAGGTGAATGA
- the rplB gene encoding 50S ribosomal protein L2 produces the protein MAVKKYRPYTPSRRQMTTADFSGLTKKRPEKALTEGISKSGGRNNRGRITSRFIGGGHKRLYRIIDFKRRDKSGVVAKVAAIEYDPNRSARIALLHYADGEKRYILAPEGLKVGATVNAGPEAEPKLGHALPLRFVPVGAVVHSVELVPGKGAQMARSAGTSIQVQGKESDYVILRLPSGELRRVHSECYATIGTVGNAEHKNINLGKAGRSRWLGRKPHQRGSAMNPVDHPHGGGEGRTGAGRVPVSPWGQPSKGLKTRRKRKISDRFIITRRGGK, from the coding sequence ATGGCCGTTAAAAAGTACCGTCCGTATACCCCGTCGCGCCGTCAAATGACGACCGCCGACTTCAGCGGACTGACCAAGAAGCGCCCGGAAAAGGCACTCACCGAGGGCATCTCCAAGTCCGGTGGGCGCAACAACCGGGGCCGCATCACCAGCCGCTTCATCGGCGGCGGGCACAAGCGTCTGTACCGCATCATCGACTTCAAGCGCCGCGACAAGTCCGGTGTGGTGGCCAAGGTCGCCGCGATTGAATACGATCCCAACCGTAGCGCCCGCATCGCCCTGCTGCACTACGCAGACGGCGAGAAGCGTTACATCCTGGCCCCCGAAGGTCTGAAGGTAGGCGCGACCGTCAACGCTGGTCCTGAAGCCGAACCCAAGCTGGGTCACGCCTTGCCGCTGCGCTTCGTGCCAGTCGGCGCGGTGGTGCATAGCGTGGAACTGGTTCCCGGCAAGGGCGCACAGATGGCCCGCAGTGCAGGAACGAGCATTCAGGTGCAGGGCAAGGAAAGCGACTACGTGATCCTGCGCCTGCCCAGCGGCGAACTTCGCCGCGTCCACAGCGAGTGCTACGCCACCATCGGCACCGTGGGCAACGCCGAACACAAGAACATCAACCTGGGTAAAGCCGGACGCAGCCGTTGGCTGGGCCGCAAGCCTCACCAGCGAGGCAGCGCCATGAACCCGGTGGATCACCCACACGGCGGTGGTGAAGGACGGACCGGCGCAGGCCGCGTGCCTGTCTCTCCCTGGGGCCAGCCCAGCAAGGGCCTGAAGACCCGCCGCAAGCGCAAGATTTCTGACCGCTTCATCATCACCCGCCGCGGCGGGAAGTAA
- a CDS encoding HAD-IA family hydrolase: protein MPSLLWDLDGTLLDTYPAIDGALQDALARLGHSTELAAIVPLTRVTLGHAIQTLAARLGLEEDTLWQAYGQAEVRRSGQFAPPMPYAREVMVGVRARGALNLVVTHRDREGAIARLQTAGLWPLVDDLVSVSDGYPRKPDPGMFLAAMYRYALKPADCLAVGDRELDIRAAHAAGLRAALLLTPGANLAVEAEFILADLNALLDVLNAGPGA, encoded by the coding sequence ATGCCCAGTCTCCTGTGGGATCTGGACGGCACCCTGCTGGACACGTATCCCGCCATTGACGGCGCGTTGCAGGACGCTCTGGCGAGGCTGGGACATTCCACCGAACTGGCCGCCATTGTTCCGCTGACGCGTGTCACGCTGGGCCACGCCATTCAGACGCTGGCGGCCCGGCTGGGTCTGGAAGAGGACACGCTGTGGCAGGCGTATGGACAGGCCGAGGTCCGGCGGAGCGGTCAATTTGCCCCGCCCATGCCGTATGCGCGTGAGGTCATGGTAGGGGTTCGGGCGCGCGGTGCGCTGAATCTGGTGGTCACGCACCGGGACCGCGAAGGGGCCATCGCCCGTTTGCAGACGGCGGGGCTGTGGCCGCTGGTGGACGATCTGGTCAGCGTCAGCGACGGCTACCCTCGCAAGCCCGATCCGGGGATGTTTCTGGCGGCGATGTACCGATACGCGCTGAAACCTGCCGACTGTCTCGCTGTGGGTGACCGTGAACTGGACATTCGTGCGGCCCACGCTGCCGGACTACGGGCCGCCCTTCTGCTCACGCCCGGCGCGAATCTGGCGGTGGAAGCGGAATTCATTCTCGCTGACCTGAATGCCCTGCTGGACGTGCTGAACGCTGGCCCAGGCGCATAA
- the rpsL gene encoding 30S ribosomal protein S12 gives MPTTQQLIRKGRATLQKKSKVPALKGSPFRRGVCTVVKTTTPKKPNSALRKIARVRLSSGFEVTAYIPGEGHNLQEHSVVLIRGGRVKDLPGVRYHIVRGSLDTQGVKDRNKSRSKYGTKKPKAAKK, from the coding sequence CTGCCTACCACCCAGCAACTGATCCGCAAGGGGCGTGCCACGCTCCAGAAGAAAAGCAAGGTTCCGGCCCTGAAGGGAAGCCCCTTCCGCCGTGGCGTTTGCACCGTCGTCAAGACCACCACGCCCAAGAAGCCCAACTCGGCGCTGCGCAAGATCGCGCGTGTGCGTCTGTCCAGCGGCTTTGAAGTCACTGCGTATATCCCTGGCGAAGGCCACAACCTTCAGGAACACAGCGTCGTGCTGATTCGCGGCGGACGCGTCAAGGACTTGCCCGGCGTGCGTTACCACATCGTGCGCGGCAGCCTCGACACCCAGGGCGTCAAGGACCGCAACAAGAGCCGCTCCAAGTACGGCACCAAAAAGCCCAAGGCGGCCAAGAAGTAA
- the fusA gene encoding elongation factor G gives MTTKATNYLTNFRNIGIAAHIDAGKTTTTERILFFTGRNRSIGEVHDGAATMDWMEQERERGITITAAATTAKWTRSGTDQEYVVNIIDTPGHVDFTIEVERSMRVLDGAVAVFDSSQGVEPQSETVWRQADRYGVPRIAFSNKMDKTGASFELVLNDIRERLGAIPAPIQYPMGEEADFKGIIDVVRMQTHTFANDLGTDIVVGEIGDIPEKFVGKVAEMRAMMIEAAAEVDEDVMMKFLEGEDPTVEELIRALRKGTIAQKIFPVLCGSALKNKGVQLLLDAVIDYLPNPLEVPAIVGKVEDSEETVTFPPDPEGKLAALAFKIMADPYVGRLTFVRIYSGTMQSGSYIMNASKDKRERVGRLLKMHANSREEVTELKAGELGAVIGLRDSGTGNTLIGDGDDTVLLESIDIPEPVIKLAIEPKTKADQEKMGVGLQKLAEEDPTFRVESDQESGQTTIAGMGELHLEILVDRLRREYKVEANVGAPQVAYRETITKATDVEGKFVRQSGGRGQFGHVKIRAEPLEPGSGFVFENAVVGGTIPREYINPAQKGIEEAMQSGPMLGFPVVDMKVTIYDGSYHDVDSSEMAFKIAGSMALKEAVQKGAPAILEPVMRVEVTVPDDFMGDIIGDLNSRRGQIQGMEARGNAQLVKAFVPLSEMFGYATEMRSMTQGRASYSMFFDHYTQVPANIAQGLMKK, from the coding sequence ATGACCACCAAAGCCACCAATTACCTGACCAATTTCCGCAACATCGGGATTGCCGCGCACATCGATGCGGGCAAGACCACCACCACCGAGCGCATCCTGTTCTTCACCGGGCGCAACCGCAGCATCGGCGAGGTGCATGACGGCGCGGCCACCATGGACTGGATGGAGCAGGAGCGCGAGCGCGGTATCACGATTACCGCCGCCGCCACCACCGCCAAGTGGACTCGTTCCGGCACCGATCAGGAATACGTCGTCAACATCATCGACACCCCCGGTCACGTGGACTTCACCATTGAAGTCGAGCGGTCTATGCGCGTGCTGGACGGCGCAGTGGCCGTGTTCGACTCCAGCCAGGGCGTCGAGCCGCAGAGCGAGACCGTGTGGCGTCAGGCGGACCGTTACGGCGTGCCGCGCATCGCGTTCTCCAACAAGATGGACAAGACCGGCGCAAGCTTCGAGCTGGTGCTGAACGACATCCGCGAACGCCTCGGCGCGATTCCTGCACCCATCCAGTACCCGATGGGCGAGGAAGCCGACTTCAAGGGCATCATCGACGTCGTGAGAATGCAGACCCACACCTTCGCTAACGATCTGGGCACCGATATCGTGGTGGGCGAGATCGGCGACATCCCCGAGAAGTTTGTGGGCAAGGTGGCCGAAATGCGCGCCATGATGATTGAGGCCGCCGCCGAAGTCGACGAAGACGTAATGATGAAGTTCCTGGAGGGCGAGGACCCCACCGTGGAGGAACTGATCCGTGCGCTGCGCAAGGGCACCATCGCGCAGAAGATCTTCCCGGTGCTGTGCGGTAGTGCGCTGAAGAACAAGGGCGTCCAGCTTCTCCTCGACGCCGTGATCGATTACCTGCCCAACCCGCTGGAAGTTCCGGCTATCGTCGGTAAGGTGGAAGACAGCGAGGAAACCGTCACCTTCCCCCCTGATCCCGAGGGCAAGCTGGCCGCGCTGGCATTCAAGATCATGGCCGATCCCTACGTGGGCCGCCTGACCTTCGTGCGCATCTACTCGGGCACCATGCAGTCTGGCAGCTACATCATGAACGCCTCCAAGGACAAGCGCGAGCGCGTGGGCCGTCTGCTGAAGATGCACGCCAATAGCCGTGAGGAAGTCACCGAGTTGAAGGCCGGGGAACTGGGCGCTGTGATCGGCCTGCGCGATTCCGGCACGGGCAACACCCTGATCGGGGACGGCGACGACACCGTGCTGTTGGAAAGCATCGACATCCCGGAACCCGTGATCAAGCTGGCCATCGAACCCAAAACCAAGGCCGATCAGGAAAAGATGGGCGTCGGTCTCCAGAAGCTGGCGGAAGAAGATCCCACTTTCCGCGTGGAATCTGATCAGGAAAGCGGTCAGACCACCATCGCGGGCATGGGCGAGTTGCACCTGGAAATTCTGGTGGACCGTCTGAGGCGCGAGTATAAGGTGGAAGCCAACGTGGGCGCGCCCCAGGTGGCCTACCGCGAGACCATCACCAAGGCCACAGACGTGGAAGGCAAGTTCGTTCGTCAGTCGGGTGGACGTGGACAGTTCGGGCACGTCAAGATCCGCGCCGAGCCTCTGGAACCCGGTTCCGGCTTCGTGTTCGAGAACGCCGTGGTGGGCGGCACCATCCCCCGCGAGTACATCAACCCGGCCCAGAAGGGCATCGAGGAAGCCATGCAGAGCGGTCCCATGCTGGGCTTCCCGGTGGTGGACATGAAGGTCACCATCTACGACGGGTCCTACCATGATGTGGATTCCTCGGAAATGGCGTTCAAGATCGCCGGATCGATGGCCCTCAAGGAAGCCGTCCAGAAGGGCGCTCCCGCGATTCTGGAACCCGTGATGCGCGTTGAAGTCACCGTGCCTGACGACTTCATGGGCGACATCATTGGCGACCTCAACAGCCGCCGGGGTCAGATTCAGGGCATGGAGGCGCGCGGCAACGCCCAGCTCGTCAAGGCGTTCGTGCCGCTGAGCGAGATGTTCGGCTACGCCACCGAAATGCGCTCAATGACGCAGGGCCGCGCCAGCTACAGCATGTTCTTCGATCACTACACCCAGGTGCCGGCCAACATCGCCCAGGGGCTGATGAAGAAGTAA
- the rplP gene encoding 50S ribosomal protein L16: MLLPKRTKYRKQHRGRMTGDTKGGDYVAFGDYGLIATEPAWIRSNQIEACRIVMSRHFRRGGKIYIRIFPDKPVTKKPAETRMGKGKGAVEFWVSVVKPGRVMFEVSGVTEAQAKEAFRLAGHKLPIQTKMVKREVYDEAQ, encoded by the coding sequence ATGCTTCTTCCCAAGCGCACCAAGTACCGTAAGCAGCACCGTGGCCGGATGACCGGGGACACCAAGGGCGGCGACTACGTGGCCTTTGGCGACTACGGCCTGATCGCCACGGAACCCGCGTGGATCCGCAGCAACCAGATCGAAGCGTGCCGTATCGTGATGAGCCGTCACTTCCGCCGCGGCGGTAAGATCTACATCCGTATTTTCCCCGACAAGCCCGTCACCAAGAAGCCTGCCGAAACCCGAATGGGTAAAGGTAAGGGCGCGGTGGAATTCTGGGTCAGTGTCGTGAAGCCGGGCCGCGTGATGTTCGAGGTCTCCGGCGTGACCGAGGCCCAGGCCAAGGAAGCCTTCCGTCTGGCCGGTCACAAGCTGCCTATCCAGACCAAGATGGTCAAGCGCGAGGTTTACGATGAAGCCCAGTGA
- the rpsS gene encoding 30S ribosomal protein S19, with amino-acid sequence MPRSLKKGPFVDDHLLKKVDVQNEKKDKRVIKTWSRRSTVVPEMIGHTIAVHNGKQHIPVFVNEQMIGHKLGEFSPTRSYRGHGSEKSSKGSKKK; translated from the coding sequence ATGCCCCGTAGCCTCAAGAAAGGCCCGTTCGTGGACGATCACCTGCTGAAAAAGGTGGATGTCCAGAACGAGAAGAAAGACAAGCGTGTGATCAAGACGTGGTCGCGCCGCTCCACCGTGGTTCCCGAGATGATCGGCCACACCATCGCCGTGCATAACGGCAAGCAGCACATCCCGGTCTTCGTGAACGAGCAGATGATCGGCCACAAGCTCGGTGAGTTCTCGCCCACCCGCAGTTACCGTGGTCACGGCTCCGAGAAGAGCAGTAAGGGGAGCAAGAAGAAATGA
- the rplV gene encoding 50S ribosomal protein L22, with translation MTAATSNAAPEQTYRNKKERKQLVKLRRPGYAVAKYVRISPRKVRLVVDIIRGKSVRDAEDLLRFIPRAASEPVSKALNSAKHNALHNDEMLEDRLVITAAYVDAGPTLKRLIPRARGSANIIKKRTSHITIIVGEAEAGNRALGNRAGGTKGRN, from the coding sequence ATGACCGCTGCTACCTCAAATGCTGCTCCCGAGCAGACCTACCGCAACAAGAAAGAGCGCAAGCAGCTCGTCAAGCTGCGCCGTCCCGGTTACGCCGTGGCCAAGTATGTCCGCATCAGCCCCCGCAAGGTGCGTCTGGTCGTCGACATCATCCGTGGCAAGAGCGTGCGTGACGCCGAGGACCTGCTGCGCTTCATCCCGCGTGCGGCTTCCGAACCCGTCAGCAAGGCCCTGAACAGCGCCAAGCACAACGCGCTGCACAACGACGAGATGCTCGAAGACCGTCTGGTGATCACGGCGGCCTACGTGGACGCAGGACCAACCCTCAAGCGGTTGATCCCCCGCGCACGCGGCAGCGCCAACATCATCAAGAAGCGCACCAGCCACATCACCATCATCGTGGGCGAGGCCGAAGCTGGAAACCGCGCGCTCGGAAACCGCGCTGGTGGAACTAAGGGGCGCAACTAA
- a CDS encoding 50S ribosomal protein L23: MSYYDIIHQPVVSEKAYAGMERGVYSFWVSPKATKTEIKSAIQRAFDVSVVGISTMNVRGKQKRVGKFMGTRNDRKKAVVRLAEGQRIEQLEGQA, from the coding sequence ATGAGCTACTACGACATCATCCACCAGCCGGTGGTCAGCGAGAAGGCTTACGCGGGCATGGAGCGCGGCGTCTACTCGTTCTGGGTCAGCCCCAAGGCCACCAAGACCGAGATCAAGAGCGCCATCCAGCGCGCCTTCGACGTGTCTGTGGTGGGCATCAGCACCATGAACGTGCGCGGTAAGCAAAAGCGCGTCGGCAAGTTCATGGGCACCCGCAACGACCGCAAGAAGGCGGTTGTCCGTCTCGCCGAGGGTCAGCGCATCGAGCAACTCGAAGGCCAGGCCTAA
- the rpmC gene encoding 50S ribosomal protein L29, with protein sequence MKPSEMRELGADKFASEIESRKKELMELRFQAAMGNLEKPHRVTQLRREVAQLNTIRHEQAQAVQNGQGEQA encoded by the coding sequence ATGAAGCCCAGTGAGATGCGCGAACTGGGGGCCGACAAGTTCGCCTCCGAGATCGAGTCCCGCAAGAAAGAACTGATGGAGTTGCGCTTTCAGGCCGCGATGGGAAATCTGGAAAAGCCCCACCGCGTCACGCAGCTCCGCCGCGAAGTGGCCCAGCTCAATACCATTCGGCATGAGCAGGCCCAGGCTGTCCAGAACGGGCAGGGAGAGCAGGCATGA
- the rplC gene encoding 50S ribosomal protein L3, with protein sequence MTQIWKGDKAVPVTVVLAGPCPVVQRKTAQSDGYEAVQIGFAPKAERKVNRPAMGHFKKAGVSPVRFLREFRDFAPEGDTVNVDIFAEGEKIDATGTSKGKGFQGVIKRWHFAGGPGSHGTKKWHRRPGSIGQRKTPGRVYKGKKMAGHMGTDRVTVQNLEVVEVRASENIILVKGAIPGANGGLVILRGAVKMRTAKGGK encoded by the coding sequence ATGACCCAGATCTGGAAGGGCGACAAGGCCGTTCCGGTGACCGTGGTGCTGGCTGGCCCCTGCCCCGTCGTGCAGCGCAAGACCGCGCAGAGCGATGGCTACGAGGCCGTGCAGATCGGCTTTGCCCCCAAGGCGGAGCGCAAGGTCAACCGCCCCGCGATGGGTCACTTCAAGAAGGCCGGGGTGTCCCCTGTGCGCTTCCTGCGTGAATTCCGTGACTTTGCTCCCGAAGGCGACACCGTGAACGTGGATATTTTCGCTGAGGGTGAGAAGATCGACGCGACCGGCACCAGCAAGGGCAAGGGTTTTCAGGGCGTCATTAAGCGCTGGCACTTTGCCGGCGGCCCTGGTAGCCACGGCACCAAGAAGTGGCACCGTCGTCCCGGCTCCATCGGCCAGCGCAAGACGCCAGGCCGCGTGTACAAGGGCAAGAAGATGGCCGGACACATGGGTACGGACCGCGTGACCGTCCAGAACCTGGAAGTGGTGGAAGTGCGCGCCAGCGAGAACATCATCCTGGTCAAGGGTGCGATTCCCGGAGCAAATGGTGGCCTCGTGATCCTGCGCGGAGCCGTGAAGATGCGCACCGCCAAGGGAGGCAAGTAA
- the rpsQ gene encoding 30S ribosomal protein S17, translated as MKKTFTGVVVSDRADKTVSVKVERRFAHPLYGKVVTRSNKYAAHDETNEYKLGDRVEIIAVRPISKTKTWKVTRLIERPRGTETTAVETELAGGEA; from the coding sequence ATGAAGAAGACCTTTACCGGCGTCGTCGTCAGTGACCGTGCCGACAAGACCGTCAGCGTCAAGGTGGAGCGCCGCTTCGCCCACCCGCTGTACGGCAAGGTCGTCACGCGCAGCAACAAGTACGCCGCGCACGACGAGACCAACGAATACAAGCTGGGTGACCGCGTCGAGATCATTGCGGTGCGCCCCATCAGCAAGACCAAGACTTGGAAGGTCACGCGTCTGATCGAGCGCCCGCGCGGCACCGAAACGACTGCCGTGGAAACCGAGCTGGCCGGGGGTGAGGCATGA
- the rplD gene encoding 50S ribosomal protein L4 → MAQINVIGQNGGRQISLDLPEANKHILHEVVTWQLASRRRGTASTKTRAQVSATGKKMYGQKGTGNARHGNRTVPTFVGGGVAFGPKPRNYGYTLPRKVRQLGLAMALSDRQQENMLTAVDGFGLDGKTKGFIAWAADNGMNGSESVLLVTDDAVVRQAARNVPWVTVLAVAGLNAYDILRHDRLVIDAVALEPAHDEQTEEEGAA, encoded by the coding sequence ATGGCGCAGATTAACGTCATCGGACAGAACGGTGGTCGTCAGATCAGCCTGGACCTGCCTGAAGCCAACAAGCACATCCTGCATGAAGTGGTCACTTGGCAGCTCGCCAGCCGCCGCCGTGGTACGGCCAGCACCAAGACTCGCGCGCAGGTGAGTGCCACCGGCAAGAAAATGTACGGCCAGAAAGGCACCGGTAACGCCCGTCACGGCAACCGCACTGTTCCCACCTTCGTGGGCGGCGGCGTGGCTTTTGGTCCCAAACCCCGCAACTACGGCTACACCCTGCCCCGCAAGGTGCGTCAGCTCGGCCTGGCGATGGCCCTCTCGGACCGTCAGCAGGAAAATATGCTGACTGCCGTGGATGGCTTCGGTCTGGACGGCAAGACCAAGGGCTTCATCGCCTGGGCTGCCGACAACGGCATGAACGGCAGCGAGAGTGTGCTGCTGGTAACCGACGACGCCGTGGTCCGTCAGGCCGCGCGCAACGTTCCGTGGGTCACGGTTCTGGCTGTCGCGGGCCTCAATGCCTACGACATCCTGCGCCATGACCGTCTGGTGATCGACGCGGTGGCCCTGGAGCCTGCGCACGACGAGCAGACTGAAGAAGAGGGTGCTGCATGA
- the rplN gene encoding 50S ribosomal protein L14: MIQTQSRLDVADNSGAREIMCIRVLNSGIGGKGLTSGGGGNKKFAHVGDIIVASVKDSAPRGAVKSGDVVKAVIVRTAHAVKRADGSTIRFDKNAAVIINNQGEPRGTRVFGPVARELRDRRFMKIVSLAPEVL; this comes from the coding sequence ATGATTCAGACCCAATCCCGTCTGGACGTGGCCGACAACAGCGGCGCGCGCGAGATCATGTGCATCCGTGTGCTGAACTCCGGCATCGGCGGCAAGGGCCTGACCTCCGGCGGCGGCGGTAACAAGAAGTTCGCACACGTCGGTGACATCATCGTCGCTAGCGTCAAGGACTCTGCCCCGCGCGGCGCTGTCAAATCCGGCGACGTGGTCAAGGCCGTGATCGTCCGCACCGCGCACGCCGTCAAGCGTGCCGACGGCAGCACCATCCGCTTCGACAAGAACGCCGCCGTCATCATCAACAACCAGGGCGAGCCTCGCGGCACCCGCGTCTTCGGGCCAGTGGCCCGCGAGCTGCGTGACCGCCGCTTCATGAAGATCGTTTCCCTGGCCCCGGAGGTGTTGTAA
- the rpsJ gene encoding 30S ribosomal protein S10: protein MVAPKIRIKLRGFDHKALDQSASKIVDTVRRTGADVSGPVPLPTRIRRFCVLRSPFVNKDSREHFEIRTHNRLVDIMNPTKKTIDSLMTLDLPTGVDIEIKTVGGRA, encoded by the coding sequence ATGGTTGCCCCGAAGATTCGTATCAAACTGCGTGGTTTCGACCACAAGGCGCTGGACCAGTCCGCGAGCAAGATCGTGGACACCGTCCGGCGCACCGGGGCGGACGTGAGCGGCCCAGTGCCGCTCCCCACCCGCATCCGCCGCTTCTGCGTGCTGCGCTCGCCCTTTGTGAACAAGGACAGCCGCGAACACTTTGAAATCCGCACCCACAACCGTCTGGTGGACATCATGAACCCCACCAAGAAGACCATCGACTCCTTGATGACCCTGGACCTGCCTACTGGCGTGGACATTGAAATCAAGACGGTGGGAGGCCGCGCGTGA
- the rpsG gene encoding 30S ribosomal protein S7, with the protein MARRRRAEVRPLQPDLVYQDVLVSATINRIMEDGKKNLASRIFYGAMKVVQERTGQESLKIFKQAMDNIKPRVEVRSRRVGGSTYQVPVEVSVRRQQSLTLRWMMSAVDSRPERTAIERLAGEIMDAAQGRGGSIKKKDDIERMAEANRAYAHYRW; encoded by the coding sequence ATGGCACGTCGCCGCAGAGCAGAAGTGCGTCCCCTCCAGCCCGATCTGGTTTATCAGGACGTACTGGTCAGCGCCACCATCAACCGCATCATGGAAGACGGCAAGAAGAACCTGGCCAGCCGTATTTTCTACGGAGCTATGAAAGTCGTCCAGGAGCGCACCGGTCAGGAGTCCCTCAAGATCTTCAAGCAGGCCATGGACAACATCAAGCCGCGCGTGGAAGTCCGCAGCCGCCGCGTCGGGGGCAGCACCTATCAGGTGCCCGTGGAAGTCAGCGTGCGCCGTCAGCAGAGCCTGACCCTGCGCTGGATGATGTCCGCCGTGGACAGCCGTCCCGAGCGCACTGCCATCGAGCGTCTGGCCGGCGAGATCATGGACGCCGCGCAGGGCCGTGGCGGCTCGATCAAGAAGAAAGACGATATCGAGCGTATGGCGGAAGCCAACCGCGCCTACGCGCACTACCGCTGGTAA